Proteins encoded in a region of the Clostridium beijerinckii genome:
- a CDS encoding YwqG family protein, whose product MIKYEIPENLKAHENIIKRTFRYSNEITFKCEETKPWESKLGGCPYLKNIEEYPLDEDGEPMIFLAQLNLSEIKNLNDLPEKGLLQFFVVNDDMFGLESPIVVRYIENYEEDETQLIKENPYENSEEYKEGLPFLNNGKMYFEIREMPMSSSLELFETTYKNELSEEEYEKLSDDCYSCDSRVGGYPYFVQNDYLGFSDEDFLLLQLDIDDECGIMFGDSGNCVFSIPKNALKDKDFSKVVYDWQCC is encoded by the coding sequence ATGATTAAATACGAAATTCCTGAGAATTTAAAAGCACATGAAAATATAATAAAAAGAACTTTTAGGTATAGTAACGAGATAACTTTTAAATGTGAAGAAACAAAACCGTGGGAGAGTAAACTAGGAGGATGTCCTTATCTTAAAAATATTGAAGAGTACCCATTAGATGAAGATGGAGAACCTATGATATTTTTAGCACAGCTAAATCTATCAGAAATTAAAAATTTGAATGATTTACCAGAGAAAGGACTATTGCAGTTTTTTGTTGTAAATGATGATATGTTTGGATTAGAAAGCCCTATTGTCGTAAGGTATATAGAAAATTATGAAGAAGATGAAACGCAATTAATAAAGGAAAATCCTTATGAAAATAGTGAAGAATATAAAGAAGGTCTTCCTTTTTTAAATAATGGAAAAATGTATTTTGAAATAAGAGAGATGCCTATGTCTTCTTCGCTAGAGCTGTTTGAAACGACTTATAAGAATGAACTTTCAGAAGAAGAGTATGAGAAGCTGAGTGACGATTGCTATAGCTGTGACAGCAGAGTTGGAGGTTATCCATATTTTGTACAAAATGATTACCTAGGTTTTAGTGATGAGGATTTTCTTTTATTGCAGTTAGATATAGATGATGAGTGTGGAATTATGTTTGGAGATTCTGGAAATTGTGTTTTTTCTATTCCTAAGAATGCTTTGAAGGACAAGGATTTTTCGAAAGTAGTATATGATTGGCAATGTTGCTAG
- a CDS encoding ATP-binding protein → MTKKQSSIKITISALFIILMVGTLTTVGYIIFSNWKTSSDNIIKKLENEASNNILNKIEALVGIPLNTNELNHNLIENDTIDMSNKEKRDAFFAGVVKSSREEIYSFSYGMEDGSYYGARRNKDNNIEIYRSTPQTNGHSLYYSVTNDLHEGNFVEDFGAFDPRTRDWYEIAKEKKMPIFSPLYKHFVKDDLALSAAYPIYIKDGALQGVLGTHIILSSLNQYLKDIVKDNNGIAYIVEKNSGALVANSLDKPNFETISGSDIRRIKIDETENKPIAEAYENYNKTSNTNFVIKSGGDKLHVKLTEYKREGLDWLIITAIPESLFTSEINNNIQTAIFFSIIALLLSLIIYLKSTEVILRPINHLINISEKFSKGDLHQRAKIFKNDEIGKLSSAFNKMAEELHILIDNLEEKVEERTMKLEKTNTELKYAKIEAEKANEAKSEFLANMSHEIRTPLNAVIGFSELLKNTIKDEKHKSYIETINVAGNSLLTIINDILDLSKIEAGRIELQYKPLKLSNIFREIKNMFRQKAKSKNIEFLLDIQEDFDESILLDEVRVRQILLNLVGNAVKFTDNGYVKLSLKGTTSKNKSSVDFRISIEDTGIGIAECERAKIFDAFKQASGQSIKKFGGTGLGLSITKKLTEMMQGKIFVESTEGKGSTFYVEFYNVPIAATEELPEDTSTAYFNKYNFSNEKILVVDDIETNRFLLEELLSKAGLKVITAENGFEAIKIFEQDKPDLAIIDLIMPEMDGTKLSSILKENPEFCDIPIIALSASTAQDIPNGCKFDDYLMKPVSADRIFSKISKYIRNKAEKDMHVYPKTNSENTISIIIESDKLIDLKNKVTPLIKKLENSMIIGNVKDLAQILISFGEQHDLKSISDEGEELIRSAESYNIIKIKSSLSKIKRLTLEDGLYE, encoded by the coding sequence ATGACTAAAAAACAAAGTTCTATTAAAATTACAATCAGTGCATTATTTATTATACTTATGGTAGGTACACTTACTACTGTAGGCTACATTATATTTTCTAATTGGAAAACCTCGTCAGATAATATTATAAAAAAATTGGAGAATGAAGCTAGCAATAATATATTAAATAAAATTGAGGCACTTGTTGGAATTCCGTTGAATACAAATGAACTAAATCATAATTTAATTGAAAATGATACCATAGATATGTCTAATAAAGAAAAACGTGATGCATTCTTTGCTGGAGTAGTGAAATCAAGCAGAGAAGAAATTTATAGCTTTAGTTACGGAATGGAAGATGGCAGTTATTATGGGGCTCGAAGAAATAAAGATAACAACATAGAAATATATAGGAGTACTCCACAAACAAATGGACATTCTCTTTACTATTCTGTAACTAATGATTTGCATGAAGGAAATTTTGTAGAAGATTTCGGAGCTTTTGACCCTCGTACAAGAGACTGGTATGAAATTGCAAAAGAAAAAAAGATGCCCATATTTTCACCTCTTTATAAGCACTTTGTAAAGGATGATTTAGCGCTTTCTGCAGCTTATCCTATTTATATTAAAGATGGTGCTCTTCAAGGAGTATTGGGTACTCATATCATTCTTTCAAGTCTAAATCAATACTTGAAGGATATTGTTAAAGATAATAACGGAATTGCCTATATTGTTGAAAAAAACTCAGGGGCTCTAGTGGCTAATTCTCTTGATAAGCCTAACTTTGAAACCATTTCAGGAAGCGATATAAGAAGAATCAAAATCGATGAAACCGAAAACAAACCTATTGCTGAAGCTTATGAAAATTATAATAAGACATCAAACACTAACTTTGTCATAAAATCAGGTGGAGATAAACTTCATGTGAAGCTAACTGAGTACAAAAGAGAAGGTTTAGATTGGCTAATTATAACAGCTATACCTGAAAGTCTGTTTACATCTGAAATAAATAACAATATTCAGACTGCAATATTTTTCTCAATTATTGCACTTCTTCTATCTTTGATTATTTATTTAAAGAGCACTGAGGTTATACTAAGGCCAATTAATCATTTGATAAATATTTCGGAAAAGTTTTCAAAAGGAGACTTGCATCAAAGAGCAAAAATCTTTAAAAACGACGAAATTGGAAAGTTATCTAGTGCTTTTAATAAGATGGCAGAAGAATTACATATCCTTATAGACAATCTTGAAGAAAAAGTTGAAGAAAGAACTATGAAATTAGAAAAAACAAATACTGAACTTAAGTACGCAAAAATAGAAGCAGAAAAAGCTAATGAGGCTAAAAGCGAGTTTCTTGCCAATATGAGCCATGAAATTCGTACTCCATTAAATGCTGTTATTGGTTTTAGTGAGTTGCTGAAAAATACAATAAAGGATGAAAAGCACAAAAGTTATATTGAGACTATAAATGTTGCAGGAAACAGTCTGCTCACTATAATTAACGATATTCTCGATCTGTCAAAGATAGAGGCTGGGAGAATAGAGCTGCAGTACAAGCCTCTAAAGCTTAGCAATATCTTTAGAGAAATTAAAAACATGTTTAGACAAAAGGCTAAGAGCAAAAATATTGAATTTTTACTCGATATTCAGGAGGACTTTGACGAGAGTATTCTTCTTGATGAAGTGAGAGTTAGACAGATACTATTAAACCTAGTAGGAAACGCTGTAAAGTTTACTGATAATGGATATGTGAAGCTTTCACTAAAAGGAACTACTTCCAAAAACAAGAGTAGTGTGGACTTTAGAATTTCGATTGAGGATACAGGCATTGGTATTGCTGAATGTGAAAGAGCGAAAATATTTGATGCTTTCAAGCAAGCATCAGGACAAAGCATAAAGAAATTTGGCGGCACAGGTCTTGGGCTCTCCATTACTAAAAAGCTTACAGAAATGATGCAGGGGAAAATCTTTGTTGAAAGCACTGAAGGAAAAGGAAGCACTTTCTATGTTGAATTTTATAATGTTCCAATAGCTGCGACTGAAGAACTTCCTGAAGATACAAGTACTGCTTATTTTAATAAGTACAACTTTTCTAATGAAAAGATACTTGTTGTAGATGACATAGAAACTAACCGCTTTTTATTGGAGGAATTGCTTTCAAAGGCTGGTCTTAAAGTTATAACCGCAGAAAACGGCTTTGAAGCAATAAAAATATTTGAGCAAGACAAACCAGACTTGGCAATTATAGACTTGATTATGCCAGAAATGGACGGTACCAAGTTGTCATCAATACTTAAAGAAAATCCAGAATTTTGCGACATTCCGATTATTGCACTAAGTGCATCTACTGCACAAGACATACCTAATGGATGCAAATTTGATGATTATTTGATGAAGCCTGTTAGCGCTGACCGGATATTTAGTAAAATATCTAAGTATATTAGAAATAAGGCTGAAAAAGATATGCATGTTTACCCTAAAACCAACAGTGAAAACACGATATCAATTATAATTGAGTCTGATAAACTTATTGATTTGAAGAATAAGGTTACACCATTAATAAAAAAATTAGAAAATTCAATGATTATAGGTAATGTAAAAGATTTGGCCCAAATATTAATTTCATTTGGGGAACAGCATGATTTGAAGTCTATATCTGATGAGGGTGAGGAACTGATTAGAAGTGCAGAAAGTTACAATATAATTAAAATTAAATCAAGCTTAAGTAAAATAAAAAGACTAACCTTGGAGGATGGACTGTATGAGTAA
- a CDS encoding zinc ribbon domain-containing protein, which yields MTKVAMCQSCGLPFNEEHAHFIAKEQDGSESIYCTNCYKDGKFIDPNMSMKEMVELIVPILGKVIGEEEARKEMTTLLPTLKRWR from the coding sequence ATGACAAAAGTAGCGATGTGTCAGAGTTGTGGGTTACCGTTTAATGAAGAGCATGCACATTTTATAGCAAAAGAGCAAGATGGAAGTGAGAGTATTTATTGTACAAATTGCTATAAAGACGGAAAATTTATTGATCCCAATATGTCCATGAAAGAAATGGTGGAGCTAATTGTACCGATTTTGGGAAAAGTAATAGGGGAAGAAGAAGCAAGAAAAGAAATGACAACATTATTACCAACTCTTAAACGTTGGAGATAA
- a CDS encoding DMT family transporter — protein MNFQPRIKGIILVIIGAMLWGISGTAAQYLFQKKGFSPEWLVVIRLLSSGIILLLYTFMKGEQNIWEVWKSKNDALSLIFFSVLGMLGVQYTYFAAIKYGNAATATILQYSSPVIITCYLAIRNKKIPKLKEIIAIGLAMLGTFFIITKGNIHSISISRLVLFWGIASAFAAAFYTLQPRLLLRKWGSILVVGWGMLIGGIAFSFIEQPWNCTGIWSTNSILAIIFVVLFGTLIAFTCFLESLNYIKPTESSILSSAEPLSAAILSVLWLHEELGISQWIGTACIITTIIILSRIKQ, from the coding sequence GTGAACTTTCAGCCAAGGATAAAAGGAATAATACTGGTAATCATAGGAGCCATGTTATGGGGAATATCAGGTACTGCTGCTCAATACTTATTTCAGAAAAAAGGATTTAGTCCAGAGTGGCTTGTTGTAATACGTTTATTATCATCGGGAATAATCTTATTATTATATACTTTTATGAAAGGTGAGCAAAATATATGGGAAGTATGGAAAAGTAAGAATGATGCACTAAGTCTTATATTTTTTAGCGTTTTAGGTATGCTAGGAGTACAATATACATATTTTGCGGCAATTAAATATGGGAATGCAGCAACAGCAACAATACTTCAATATTCATCACCAGTAATAATTACTTGTTATTTAGCCATTCGTAATAAAAAAATTCCTAAGCTTAAAGAAATTATTGCTATTGGACTAGCAATGCTAGGGACATTTTTTATCATTACAAAGGGGAATATTCATAGTATATCTATTTCAAGGTTAGTATTGTTTTGGGGGATTGCATCAGCATTTGCAGCAGCCTTTTATACTTTACAACCTCGCTTGCTTCTTAGAAAATGGGGATCCATATTAGTAGTTGGGTGGGGGATGTTAATAGGAGGAATAGCCTTCAGCTTTATTGAGCAGCCATGGAATTGCACTGGAATTTGGTCTACTAATTCAATATTAGCTATTATATTTGTAGTATTATTTGGAACTTTAATTGCTTTTACTTGCTTCTTAGAAAGTTTAAATTATATAAAGCCGACAGAGTCAAGCATATTATCATCAGCTGAACCTTTATCGGCTGCTATATTGTCTGTATTATGGTTACATGAGGAGCTTGGAATATCACAATGGATTGGAACGGCATGTATTATAACTACAATTATAATTTTGTCTCGTATAAAGCAATAA
- a CDS encoding DUF6143 family protein, translating into MLENNSNYILDNKSGKLQEVVSIPISLYKSMRGRYFVGQTETLWVGNGSNAWAGLVNPRNSDVNLYANVFTISNLSNDYLTAQIWLNTSFPEKACVSRKTSPTNTALKPIPKNKVDIRFIESTRIVPKDGVNVYERIVPPNTTLVGEEDGKFIESPGGNYTLIIKSSNLTIDKVVVAFGWWEKPICKK; encoded by the coding sequence ATGTTAGAAAATAATAGTAATTATATCCTAGATAATAAAAGTGGTAAATTACAAGAAGTAGTTAGTATTCCTATTTCTTTATATAAATCAATGAGAGGAAGATACTTTGTAGGCCAGACAGAAACTTTATGGGTTGGTAATGGTTCAAATGCCTGGGCTGGTTTAGTAAATCCACGTAATTCAGATGTCAATTTATATGCAAATGTATTTACTATTTCAAATTTATCTAATGACTATTTAACTGCCCAAATATGGTTAAATACTAGTTTTCCTGAAAAAGCTTGTGTATCCCGTAAGACCTCTCCAACCAACACTGCGTTAAAGCCAATACCAAAAAACAAGGTAGATATTAGATTTATTGAATCTACTAGAATTGTTCCTAAAGATGGAGTTAATGTATATGAAAGAATAGTACCTCCTAATACAACATTAGTAGGTGAGGAAGATGGAAAGTTTATAGAATCTCCAGGTGGAAACTATACTCTAATTATAAAATCATCAAATTTAACAATTGATAAAGTAGTAGTGGCATTTGGATGGTGGGAAAAACCAATATGTAAAAAGTAG
- a CDS encoding nitroreductase family protein, with amino-acid sequence MDVIRAIEERRSIRKFKDKVVPKEIIEKVLELATKAPSGKNRQPWKFVVAQDSTKDEMVRIMENSLHQNKKENKSTGSLKLSMNSINEASAVILVFNTFSNFEEDYNHHRLLTDTQSIGAAIQTLLLAAQDFKLGTLWICDIFYCDREICSWLNCKDELVAAIAIGYSDQSPYPRPRKPLEEVARWI; translated from the coding sequence ATGGATGTAATAAGAGCAATAGAAGAGCGTAGAAGTATACGAAAGTTTAAAGATAAGGTAGTACCAAAAGAGATAATAGAAAAGGTCTTAGAATTAGCAACTAAAGCACCGTCAGGAAAGAATCGTCAACCATGGAAGTTTGTTGTTGCACAGGATAGCACAAAAGATGAGATGGTAAGAATTATGGAGAATTCACTACATCAGAATAAAAAAGAGAATAAATCTACTGGTAGCTTGAAGTTAAGTATGAATTCAATTAATGAAGCATCGGCAGTAATCTTAGTATTTAATACTTTTTCTAATTTTGAAGAAGATTATAATCATCATAGATTACTTACTGATACTCAATCAATTGGAGCTGCGATACAAACACTACTTTTAGCAGCACAGGATTTTAAATTAGGAACTCTTTGGATTTGCGACATATTTTATTGTGACAGAGAAATATGCTCATGGTTAAATTGCAAAGATGAACTTGTAGCAGCAATAGCAATTGGATATTCAGATCAATCACCATATCCAAGGCCACGAAAGCCATTAGAAGAGGTTGCAAGATGGATATAA
- a CDS encoding hybrid sensor histidine kinase/response regulator produces MSNINRDLILIVDDNPNNIQVVATIMSENEYELGIAMNANEAYKFLEENIPELILLDVDMPEIDGFEVCSTLKKSSKYKDIPIIFLTVKDEKDDIVKAFDLGAVDYVTKPFNRKELVSRVKTHISLKKTKDELKKKNLELERTLEMKDEFLSLISHEFRTPLNVISSAIQAMNYICSNELSDKAKKYLRMIRQNTFRQLRLVNNLLDITRVNAGRIKINKKNVDIVFLTKSIIESICTYVALKSIDVTFVPLIEKKIIGIDDEKYERILLNLLSNATKFTPEGKPIIVTLSSINDKICIEVKDKGIGIPEDKANIIFERFGQVDSSLSRQAEGAGIGLSLVKKFVESLGGSISVKSELGKGSAFTILLPSETIIEDYMDKEPVNLLDNRLVQNTKIEFSDIYL; encoded by the coding sequence ATGAGTAACATTAATAGAGACTTGATATTGATAGTAGATGACAATCCAAATAATATACAGGTAGTAGCTACAATCATGTCTGAAAATGAATATGAACTGGGGATTGCAATGAATGCTAATGAAGCATATAAATTTCTTGAAGAAAACATTCCAGAACTTATTTTGCTGGATGTTGATATGCCAGAAATTGATGGTTTTGAGGTGTGCAGTACCCTAAAAAAAAGTTCAAAGTATAAAGATATACCCATAATATTTTTAACTGTAAAAGATGAAAAAGATGACATTGTAAAGGCATTTGATTTAGGAGCTGTAGACTATGTAACAAAGCCATTTAATAGAAAAGAATTAGTTTCTAGAGTAAAAACACATATTTCATTAAAAAAAACAAAAGATGAACTTAAAAAGAAAAACCTTGAGCTTGAAAGAACATTAGAAATGAAGGACGAGTTCTTGTCCCTAATATCACACGAATTTAGAACTCCTCTCAATGTTATTAGCTCAGCAATTCAAGCCATGAACTATATTTGTTCCAATGAATTGTCAGATAAAGCAAAAAAGTACTTACGTATGATAAGACAAAATACCTTTAGACAGCTAAGGCTTGTTAATAATTTGCTAGATATCACAAGAGTGAATGCAGGACGAATTAAAATTAATAAAAAGAATGTAGATATTGTGTTTTTGACAAAGTCTATCATAGAGTCAATATGTACATATGTAGCTTTAAAGTCCATTGATGTAACATTTGTACCTTTAATTGAAAAAAAAATTATAGGAATTGATGATGAGAAATATGAAAGAATACTTCTAAATCTTCTTTCTAACGCCACTAAATTTACTCCTGAAGGCAAGCCTATTATTGTAACTTTAAGTTCTATAAACGATAAGATATGTATTGAAGTTAAAGATAAAGGAATAGGTATACCAGAAGATAAGGCGAACATTATCTTTGAAAGATTTGGACAGGTAGATAGTTCTCTATCAAGACAGGCAGAAGGCGCAGGCATTGGTCTGTCGCTGGTAAAGAAGTTTGTTGAATCACTGGGAGGCAGCATATCTGTTAAAAGTGAGTTGGGCAAAGGAAGCGCTTTTACTATTTTACTTCCTAGTGAAACTATAATTGAGGACTATATGGATAAAGAACCAGTAAATTTATTGGATAATCGCCTTGTGCAAAATACCAAGATAGAATTTTCTGATATCTATTTGTGA
- a CDS encoding RNA 2'-phosphotransferase — translation MISNKDMRISKFISLILRHKPEEIGLTLDEYGYISTSDLINGLNKKGYKVTISDIERIVAEDGKQRYSFNNDKTKIKANQGHSIKVNLELQAIKPPKVLYHGTATRFMDSICREGIKKQNRQYVHLSADIETATKVGKRHGELVIFKINSEQMNKDGYKFFLSENKVWLTDYVPAKYFEIFRTN, via the coding sequence ATGATAAGTAATAAAGATATGAGAATTAGTAAGTTTATAAGCCTTATACTAAGGCATAAGCCAGAGGAAATTGGACTGACTTTAGATGAATATGGATATATTAGTACTTCTGATTTAATTAATGGACTAAATAAAAAAGGATATAAGGTAACAATTTCAGATATTGAAAGAATTGTTGCAGAAGATGGTAAACAAAGATATTCATTTAATAATGATAAAACTAAAATTAAAGCGAATCAAGGCCATTCAATAAAAGTTAATCTTGAATTGCAAGCTATTAAGCCGCCTAAAGTATTATATCATGGAACTGCAACTAGGTTTATGGATAGCATATGCAGAGAAGGTATCAAAAAACAGAATAGACAATACGTTCACTTATCAGCTGATATAGAAACAGCCACAAAAGTAGGCAAAAGACATGGAGAATTAGTTATATTTAAAATTAACAGTGAGCAGATGAATAAAGATGGATATAAATTCTTCTTATCTGAAAACAAAGTGTGGTTAACTGATTATGTTCCAGCAAAATATTTTGAGATTTTTAGAACTAATTAG
- a CDS encoding AraC family transcriptional regulator, giving the protein MQATRIEVNDDLQETIKHGSHDFPLAIYTDKFDLFEDGYIRWHWHREVQFSYSLYDKVVVYIEDEEIILSPGEGIMINSNVLHQIKPYDNSNCMMFSIDFDSTLIGGSEESLIEKKYLSPIIESNNLKFISLKLDVPWQKRILAHLEQVFILSHEKAYGYELEMKNYLSIVWLNLMKEIKEDIKRTVPSESNDDERVKMAMQYIQNHYADNIDLASIARAANISKSECCRSFKRILKVTPFEYLMEYRVSKAAELLLKNKDSISNISLDVGFNGISYFGKVFKKYRKCSPSEYRNKYCNR; this is encoded by the coding sequence ATGCAGGCAACAAGAATAGAAGTAAATGATGATTTGCAAGAAACAATAAAACATGGTTCTCATGATTTTCCATTAGCAATTTACACTGACAAATTTGATCTATTTGAAGATGGGTATATAAGATGGCATTGGCATAGGGAAGTACAATTTTCATATTCACTATATGATAAAGTAGTTGTATATATAGAAGATGAAGAAATAATCTTATCTCCAGGAGAAGGAATTATGATAAATTCAAATGTACTTCATCAAATTAAACCATACGATAATAGCAATTGTATGATGTTTTCTATTGATTTTGATTCAACTTTAATTGGAGGAAGTGAAGAATCACTTATCGAAAAGAAGTACTTATCACCAATTATTGAGAGCAATAATTTGAAGTTTATATCTTTAAAACTTGACGTTCCATGGCAAAAGAGAATATTAGCTCATCTGGAGCAAGTTTTTATATTATCTCATGAAAAAGCATATGGATATGAATTAGAAATGAAAAATTATCTAAGTATTGTTTGGCTAAACTTAATGAAAGAAATAAAAGAAGATATTAAAAGAACTGTACCTTCGGAATCAAATGATGATGAACGTGTAAAAATGGCAATGCAATATATTCAAAATCATTATGCAGATAATATTGATCTAGCTAGTATCGCAAGGGCTGCAAATATCAGTAAAAGTGAGTGCTGTCGAAGTTTTAAAAGAATTTTGAAAGTAACTCCTTTTGAATATCTAATGGAATACAGAGTTTCAAAAGCAGCAGAGCTACTTCTAAAAAATAAGGATTCCATTTCTAATATTTCTCTTGATGTAGGTTTTAATGGCATAAGTTACTTTGGAAAAGTATTTAAAAAATACAGGAAGTGCTCTCCATCTGAATATAGAAATAAATATTGCAACAGGTAA
- a CDS encoding GNAT family N-acetyltransferase, with protein MIIKEYNYLPEEAKKIRVEVFVKEQGFVEEFDEIDGIAKHMVMYEGEQPISTCRIYFDIKKESFIIGRVAVLKEWRGKNIGAKMLNVAEDSITREGGKSVMLSGQARVAEFYEKQGYEKQGEAYLEEDCLHILMKKNLG; from the coding sequence ATGATAATTAAAGAGTATAACTATTTACCAGAAGAGGCTAAAAAAATAAGAGTAGAAGTGTTTGTAAAAGAGCAGGGCTTCGTTGAAGAGTTTGATGAAATTGATGGAATTGCTAAGCACATGGTTATGTATGAAGGAGAACAGCCAATTTCAACCTGTAGAATCTATTTTGATATTAAGAAAGAGTCATTCATCATAGGAAGAGTAGCTGTTTTAAAGGAATGGCGAGGGAAAAATATTGGAGCCAAAATGCTTAATGTTGCAGAAGATAGTATTACTCGAGAAGGTGGAAAAAGCGTAATGTTGTCAGGACAGGCACGAGTTGCAGAATTTTATGAAAAACAAGGGTATGAAAAGCAGGGAGAAGCTTATTTAGAGGAAGATTGTCTGCATATATTGATGAAAAAGAATCTGGGGTGA
- a CDS encoding flavodoxin domain-containing protein: MKTVVIYKSKTGFTKKYAEWIAEELSADIFNASKVNVNTLNKYDTIIYGGSLYAVGIIGVGLIKKNINKLKDKRLVVFATGASPLRDNVINEVINKNFTVDEQKYIKFFYLRGGFNYNKLSSFDKFLMTLLKLKIKNKKQEDLSADEKGMLAIYDKPVDFTDKKDIGKIITYVNS, translated from the coding sequence ATGAAAACAGTAGTAATCTATAAATCTAAAACAGGCTTTACAAAAAAATATGCGGAGTGGATTGCAGAAGAGTTATCAGCGGATATTTTTAATGCATCAAAGGTGAATGTTAATACGTTGAATAAGTATGATACTATAATTTATGGTGGAAGTTTGTATGCAGTAGGCATTATTGGGGTAGGATTAATCAAAAAGAATATTAACAAGCTTAAAGATAAGAGGTTAGTAGTGTTTGCAACAGGAGCATCACCTTTAAGAGATAATGTTATAAACGAAGTAATAAATAAAAACTTTACAGTAGATGAACAAAAATATATCAAATTCTTTTATCTAAGAGGTGGATTCAATTATAATAAACTAAGTTCTTTTGATAAATTTCTAATGACATTACTAAAATTGAAAATAAAAAATAAGAAGCAGGAAGATTTATCAGCAGATGAAAAAGGAATGCTTGCTATTTATGATAAACCAGTAGATTTTACAGATAAGAAGGATATAGGGAAAATAATAACGTATGTTAATTCGTGA
- a CDS encoding sigma-70 family RNA polymerase sigma factor, producing the protein MNFDYIENLVRRCKNNDEVAKEKLADEFKPLIYNISKKTFVDGYSIYDIQQECYKSLFKSVSMYNLEKHRFVAYATNAIKNNVNDLIRKMNFRSSTDSNDVLSFHDNFEEDIPSQEISIEASLCEVCDYEDLKSALKTLNEEEIELINFVFYKNHTVKEYAYFKDMCYSTAVLKKKTILRKIFNSIPVYY; encoded by the coding sequence ATGAATTTTGATTATATTGAAAATCTGGTGAGAAGATGTAAAAATAATGATGAAGTCGCAAAAGAAAAATTAGCTGATGAGTTTAAGCCTTTAATCTATAATATCTCAAAGAAAACTTTTGTTGATGGATACAGCATTTATGATATTCAGCAGGAATGTTATAAATCACTTTTTAAATCTGTTTCCATGTACAATTTGGAGAAGCACAGGTTTGTTGCTTATGCTACTAATGCAATAAAGAATAATGTAAATGATTTAATTAGGAAAATGAATTTTAGAAGTTCCACTGACAGTAATGATGTTTTAAGTTTTCATGATAACTTTGAAGAAGATATCCCCTCACAAGAAATATCTATCGAGGCTTCATTATGTGAAGTCTGTGATTATGAAGATTTAAAGTCAGCTCTTAAAACTTTAAATGAAGAAGAAATTGAACTTATAAATTTTGTATTTTATAAGAATCATACTGTTAAGGAATATGCCTATTTTAAAGATATGTGCTACTCTACAGCCGTTTTGAAAAAGAAAACTATTTTAAGAAAAATATTTAATAGCATCCCAGTATATTATTAA